One genomic region from Petroclostridium xylanilyticum encodes:
- the hpf gene encoding ribosome hibernation-promoting factor, HPF/YfiA family yields the protein MRFIITGRKLDVTDGLRDRIHKKLGKLDKFFDADTEVHVTLEVEKDRQIVEVTIPFNGMILRAEEANSDMYASIDKIVDTLERQIRKNKTRLAKKLKENAFVVETVNDGLPPNDFEEETEFNIVKTKRFAIKPMDIEEAILQMNLLGHQFFVFSNADTEEVNVVYRRKDGNYGLIEPEF from the coding sequence ATGAGATTTATCATCACAGGAAGAAAACTTGACGTAACCGATGGCTTGAGAGACAGGATTCACAAAAAGTTAGGTAAGTTGGATAAGTTCTTTGATGCCGACACAGAAGTGCATGTTACACTGGAAGTTGAAAAGGACAGGCAAATTGTCGAAGTCACTATTCCTTTTAACGGAATGATCCTTAGAGCTGAAGAAGCAAATAGTGATATGTACGCTTCAATAGATAAAATAGTGGACACCCTGGAAAGACAGATCAGGAAAAATAAAACCCGTCTTGCAAAGAAACTAAAAGAGAACGCCTTTGTAGTTGAAACAGTCAATGACGGATTACCACCTAATGATTTTGAAGAGGAAACAGAGTTTAACATAGTAAAGACCAAGAGATTTGCAATTAAACCTATGGATATTGAAGAAGCTATCCTGCAGATGAATCTTTTGGGACATCAATTTTTCGTATTCTCAAATGCAGATACTGAAGAAGTAAATGTAGTATATAGAAGAAAAGATGGAAATTACGGGTTGATTGAACCTGAATTTTAA